A stretch of Mucilaginibacter terrae DNA encodes these proteins:
- a CDS encoding TolC family protein: MKNYLIIAALLILSACKVSKDVQVHDQQLPNAYRTATTTDTASIARLPWKSFFTETTLQNLIDSAITRNNDLQIAVKNIEQAQLTLKQAKLGYLPAVGLGVTASTNRPSDNSLNGISLSQFLGTKHIEDYNASANLSWEADIWGKIRSRKAAALATYLQTEEARKAVQTQLVANVSSGYYNLLMLDAQLEIARKNLRLNDSTLRIIRLQFDAGQVTSLAVQQAEAQQLAAARLIPQFEQDVTIQENALSILAGKLPSAVIRSQTLESVPVSQTLSAGLPSTLLSLRPDVRSAELAVERANADVGVAKASMYPSLVITAQGGVNSFRASNWFNIPASLFGTAAAGLTQPLFQRGQLKTQYQVAKVEREKTVIQFRQQVLLAVGEVSDALVRLDKLNQQRAVASNRANTLRQATGNASLLFKNGMANYLEVITAQSNVLQSELELASIKKAQLDATVELYRSVGGGWR, from the coding sequence ATGAAAAATTACCTAATCATAGCAGCGCTGCTCATACTGAGCGCGTGTAAGGTATCGAAAGATGTGCAGGTGCACGATCAGCAGCTGCCCAACGCCTACCGTACCGCAACCACTACCGATACTGCTTCGATAGCCCGCTTGCCCTGGAAAAGTTTCTTTACCGAAACTACTTTGCAAAACCTGATCGATAGTGCCATAACCCGCAACAACGATTTGCAAATTGCGGTTAAGAATATTGAACAGGCACAGCTTACTTTAAAACAAGCCAAATTAGGCTATCTGCCAGCCGTTGGTTTGGGCGTAACGGCTTCAACCAACCGCCCGTCAGACAATAGCTTGAACGGCATCAGCCTGAGCCAGTTTTTAGGCACCAAGCACATTGAAGATTACAATGCATCGGCAAACCTATCATGGGAAGCCGATATTTGGGGAAAGATACGCAGTCGTAAAGCTGCCGCGCTTGCCACGTATCTGCAAACCGAGGAGGCTCGTAAAGCTGTGCAAACCCAACTGGTAGCCAACGTATCATCAGGTTATTATAATCTGTTGATGCTGGATGCACAGCTGGAAATTGCCCGCAAAAACCTTCGGTTGAACGATAGCACCTTGCGTATTATCCGCCTGCAATTTGATGCCGGTCAGGTAACTTCGCTGGCCGTACAACAGGCCGAAGCACAGCAACTGGCTGCCGCAAGATTGATTCCTCAATTTGAGCAAGACGTAACCATTCAGGAAAATGCACTGAGTATACTGGCCGGTAAATTGCCATCGGCAGTTATCCGTAGCCAAACGTTGGAGTCGGTGCCGGTATCACAAACTTTGTCGGCCGGTTTGCCATCAACCTTATTAAGCCTGCGCCCCGATGTGCGCAGTGCCGAACTGGCTGTTGAGCGTGCCAATGCCGATGTAGGCGTGGCAAAAGCCAGCATGTACCCATCATTGGTTATTACTGCACAGGGTGGTGTAAACTCATTTCGTGCAAGTAACTGGTTTAACATACCGGCCTCCTTATTTGGTACGGCTGCTGCAGGTTTAACCCAACCACTGTTTCAACGTGGACAGTTAAAAACCCAGTACCAGGTAGCCAAAGTAGAACGCGAGAAAACCGTGATCCAGTTCCGTCAGCAGGTATTGCTGGCTGTGGGCGAGGTATCGGATGCGTTGGTGCGTTTAGATAAACTTAACCAGCAACGAGCCGTAGCCTCAAACCGGGCCAACACCCTGCGCCAGGCAACCGGTAATGCCAGCCTATTGTTTAAAAACGGCATGGCTAATTACCTCGAAGTTATTACCGCGCAAAGCAACGTATTGCAAAGCGAGCTGGAACTGGCTTCGATTAAAAAAGCACAATTAGATGCCACCGTTGAGCTTTACCGCTCAGTAGGCGGCGGCTGGAGATAA
- a CDS encoding efflux RND transporter permease subunit → MFQKFIERPVLSTVISILLVILGVLGLTKLPLQQFPDIAPPAVLVTAIYPGANAETVLRSVAPSLEESINGVENMSYMSSTASNDGSLAITVYFKQGTDPDQAAVNVQNRVAQAQSQLPAEVIQQGITTVKQQNSLIGAVGIYTTDPKKYDQTFVANYAQINIIPELKRIPGVGSATIFGGVKDYSMRVWLNPTQMAAYKITPAEVMAAIQDKNLEAAPGKLGERSNEAFEYVIKYKGKLNKPDEYENIAIRANADGSILHLKDVARVELGAYSYSSMSHLNGNDGVAVGVIQLAGSNANEIQIAVDKLMEKASKDFPKGIEYNNFYRTKTALDESISQVEHTLVEAFILVFVVVFIFLQDFRSTLIPAIAVPVAILGTFFFLNLFGFSINLLTLFALVLAIGIVVDDAIVVVEAVHSKMETDHLSPREATTSAMNEITGAIISITLVMAAVFLPVGFMTGSTGIFYRQFAFTMAIAIVISAVNALTLSPALAALFLKNNHAGNGASGEKAGFAQKFYAGFNRSFNSLTNRYVGGIKFLINHKWLSMGALALVTAITVYMVNNTKSGFIPTEDQGFVAISVSTPSGTSLAKTTKVIEEAEKELRAMPAARFVTTISGFNLLTNSSSPSAAVMFVLLKDNKERGEVKNIDEIQNVIRGKLGAVSRGTFFVFSFPTVPGFSNVEALDMVLQDKTGGKLDKFSGVANNFIGKLMQQPAIAFAFTSFKADYPQLQLEVDDDKANQLGVNVRDVLQTMQAYFGSAQASDFNRFGKYYRVIVQADVADKTDPTSIDRVYVRNKTGEMVPIKTLVKLTRVYGSETASRYNLFNSIQINAIPKPGYSSGDAIKAIQEVASKELPQGFAYEFSGQTREEISSGGQSAVIFALCLVFVYFLLSAQYESYILPLAVILSIPTGIFGVFLAIGWAGIDNNIYVQVALIMLIGLLAKNAILIVEFALQRRRNREGLVAAALEGARSRLRPIIMTSLAFIAGMIPMMSATGPSAQGNHSISIGAAGGMLSGVVLGVMIIPVLFVIFQHLQERVSGVPVIVKHNDGHGHAVAHHEEIAH, encoded by the coding sequence ATGTTTCAAAAATTTATAGAAAGGCCGGTACTGTCAACCGTTATCTCCATCCTGTTGGTGATACTCGGTGTGCTGGGCCTTACCAAACTGCCCTTACAGCAGTTTCCTGATATTGCGCCTCCGGCCGTATTGGTAACTGCCATTTACCCCGGTGCCAACGCCGAAACCGTATTACGTTCGGTAGCGCCATCATTAGAAGAATCAATTAACGGTGTGGAAAACATGAGCTACATGAGCTCAACCGCCAGTAACGACGGCAGCTTGGCCATCACCGTGTACTTTAAACAAGGTACCGACCCCGATCAGGCTGCCGTAAACGTACAAAACCGTGTAGCACAGGCACAAAGCCAGTTACCTGCCGAGGTTATACAACAAGGTATTACCACTGTTAAGCAGCAAAATAGCTTAATTGGTGCCGTGGGTATTTATACTACCGACCCTAAAAAGTACGACCAAACCTTCGTTGCTAACTATGCCCAGATCAACATCATTCCCGAGTTAAAACGTATACCGGGTGTAGGTTCGGCTACCATATTTGGTGGTGTTAAAGATTACTCGATGCGGGTATGGCTTAACCCTACGCAAATGGCTGCATACAAAATTACACCAGCCGAGGTAATGGCTGCCATTCAGGATAAAAACCTGGAGGCCGCTCCGGGTAAACTGGGCGAGCGCAGCAACGAGGCCTTTGAATATGTAATTAAATATAAAGGCAAGCTTAACAAGCCTGATGAATACGAAAATATTGCCATACGTGCCAATGCCGATGGTTCGATACTGCACCTTAAGGATGTAGCCCGTGTTGAACTTGGTGCATACTCTTACAGCAGTATGAGCCACCTTAACGGTAACGATGGTGTTGCCGTGGGGGTTATCCAATTAGCCGGATCGAACGCTAACGAAATACAGATCGCGGTTGATAAGCTGATGGAAAAAGCATCGAAAGATTTTCCTAAAGGCATCGAATATAACAACTTCTATCGTACCAAAACTGCGTTAGATGAATCAATAAGCCAGGTTGAGCACACCCTTGTGGAGGCGTTTATATTGGTATTCGTGGTGGTGTTCATCTTCCTGCAAGATTTCCGCTCTACCTTAATACCGGCTATTGCCGTTCCAGTAGCTATTTTGGGTACGTTCTTCTTCCTGAATTTATTCGGGTTCTCTATTAACCTGTTAACGTTATTCGCGCTGGTACTGGCAATCGGTATCGTGGTGGATGATGCCATTGTGGTGGTAGAGGCCGTACACTCTAAAATGGAAACCGACCACCTGTCGCCGCGTGAGGCTACTACTTCGGCCATGAACGAAATTACCGGTGCTATCATCTCTATTACTTTGGTAATGGCCGCGGTATTCCTTCCGGTAGGTTTCATGACGGGTTCAACCGGTATATTCTACCGCCAGTTTGCATTTACTATGGCTATCGCTATCGTTATATCAGCGGTTAACGCGTTAACATTGAGCCCGGCACTGGCTGCTTTGTTTTTGAAAAATAACCATGCCGGTAACGGCGCAAGCGGCGAAAAAGCAGGCTTTGCGCAAAAATTTTATGCCGGCTTTAACCGTAGCTTCAACTCGTTAACTAACCGTTATGTGGGTGGTATTAAATTCCTCATCAACCACAAATGGTTAAGTATGGGGGCACTGGCTTTGGTAACTGCAATCACTGTTTACATGGTGAACAATACCAAATCGGGCTTTATCCCAACCGAAGACCAGGGCTTTGTGGCCATATCGGTATCTACCCCATCGGGTACATCATTAGCTAAAACCACCAAGGTAATTGAAGAGGCCGAGAAAGAATTACGTGCCATGCCTGCTGCAAGGTTCGTAACTACCATATCGGGTTTCAACTTGTTAACCAACTCCAGCAGTCCATCGGCAGCAGTAATGTTCGTGCTGTTGAAAGATAACAAGGAGCGTGGCGAGGTTAAAAACATCGACGAAATACAAAACGTGATCCGCGGAAAGCTGGGCGCTGTTAGCCGTGGTACTTTCTTTGTGTTTAGTTTCCCTACCGTACCGGGCTTTAGTAACGTGGAAGCATTGGATATGGTACTGCAAGATAAAACCGGCGGCAAGCTGGATAAATTCAGCGGTGTGGCCAATAACTTTATTGGTAAGCTGATGCAGCAACCCGCTATTGCTTTTGCCTTTACATCGTTTAAAGCCGATTATCCGCAATTGCAACTGGAGGTTGACGATGATAAAGCCAACCAACTGGGCGTAAATGTGCGCGATGTACTGCAAACCATGCAAGCCTATTTTGGTAGTGCACAGGCATCAGATTTTAACCGCTTTGGTAAATACTACCGCGTTATTGTTCAGGCTGATGTTGCCGACAAAACCGACCCTACATCTATCGACCGCGTATACGTACGCAACAAAACCGGCGAAATGGTGCCTATTAAAACATTGGTAAAGCTAACCCGTGTATATGGTTCAGAAACTGCTTCGCGTTACAACCTGTTCAACTCTATCCAAATTAACGCTATCCCTAAACCGGGCTATAGCTCGGGCGATGCCATCAAGGCCATTCAAGAGGTAGCATCAAAAGAGTTGCCACAAGGTTTTGCCTACGAGTTTTCGGGCCAAACCCGCGAGGAAATTTCTTCGGGCGGACAATCGGCCGTGATATTTGCGCTGTGTTTGGTATTCGTGTACTTCCTGCTTTCGGCACAGTACGAGAGTTATATACTGCCGCTGGCCGTTATCCTGTCTATCCCTACCGGTATATTCGGTGTGTTTTTAGCCATTGGCTGGGCTGGTATCGATAACAACATTTACGTACAGGTTGCGCTTATCATGCTCATCGGTTTGCTGGCTAAAAACGCCATCCTTATTGTAGAGTTTGCCCTGCAACGCCGCCGCAATCGCGAAGGCCTGGTAGCCGCAGCCCTCGAAGGTGCCCGTTCGCGCCTGCGCCCTATCATCATGACCTCGCTGGCCTTCATAGCCGGTATGATACCGATGATGAGCGCCACTGGTCCATCTGCCCAGGGTAACCACTCTATCAGTATTGGTGCCGCAGGCGGTATGTTGAGCGGTGTAGTGTTGGGTGTAATGATCATCCCGGTGCTGTTCGTCATCTTCCAGCATTTGCAGGAACGTGTGAGCGGTGTGCCGGTAATTGTTAAACACAATGATGGTCACGGTCATGCGGTGGCTCATCATGAGGAAATTGCTCACTAA
- a CDS encoding winged helix-turn-helix transcriptional regulator: MAKLPDQEHNHSPEACKASVDAVRDALYAVNGKWKFPLMMALSNGPQRFKDIQRALGDITPKILSKELKELELNEFVKRNVFATKPVTVTYELTPYSRTLDSVLHELGTWGREHREHIKRSMKAKPVEEVDLIEKS; encoded by the coding sequence ATGGCAAAATTACCCGATCAGGAACATAATCATAGCCCCGAAGCCTGCAAAGCCAGCGTTGATGCTGTGCGCGATGCGCTTTACGCCGTAAACGGCAAGTGGAAATTTCCGCTGATGATGGCCCTCTCAAACGGCCCGCAACGGTTTAAAGATATACAACGTGCCTTGGGCGATATTACACCCAAGATACTTTCCAAAGAATTAAAAGAACTGGAGCTGAACGAGTTTGTAAAACGCAATGTATTTGCCACCAAGCCCGTAACCGTAACTTACGAACTCACACCCTACAGCCGTACCCTCGATAGTGTTTTGCATGAGCTGGGCACTTGGGGCCGTGAACATCGGGAACATATCAAAAGAAGCATGAAAGCTAAACCGGTTGAGGAGGTTGACCTCATAGAGAAGAGCTAA
- a CDS encoding beta-galactosidase, whose protein sequence is MSRLEDNKQWLHAIPPLREMKWSVLPAGKVRETHPCQCAASPAPSQEGNENSTEKSAVALHNARPGAARGVAGIVVDRPFVTLGLCQSNSLRGNERYRSDKLDKRAVIGRALSPRKDFSLSFETTGWGLFVFCFILSLFSGLPTFAQQTYIVDISKTQAPIITGHLKLGTHTNAAGHTLDANSLYFIKDGKPWYPVMGEFHFSRYPKARWEESILRMKANGINVIATYVFWIYHEEEEGKFYWTGNRDLRYFIALCKKHNISVLTRIGPWCHGEVRNGGFPDWIVKRGNMRKNNPEYLASVQTFYDAIAGQLNGLYFKDGGPIIGTQIENEFRFNNPTGLEHMLTLKKMAIKAGMDVPFYTATGWPGSNLKQDELVPVWGAYPEAPWDKKTTQLALSENYIFSTLRNDPAIGSDLLGKHEEDASSYTGYRYPYATAEMGGGIQITYHRRPIIEPVDVATLAYVKVGAGANLMGYYMFHGGHNEVGKLSTLQESKATNYPNDYPILNYDFQAPLGEFGQVRPSYRSFKVMHTFLNNFGDRLVQYYPSFPDLKAAKPNDSTTLRFSVRSKGNSGFVFISNYQRHLKLKDQQGVQFNLKLADGKSISFPEKGIDIKDGVKAILPFNMAIEGANLRYATVQPLCKLPGTVPTYVFFAPEGIRPEYMFDKTGITKIDASQVDLQTRTDSYLINKIQPGTSGLITLTFNNGKKVNILTLTNQQALDSWTGNALGGEHLFISKQNLTFAGGKVKMQSSGDTDFSLLIYPAVKAKAAFKASANGVFTNLSKTLTVKTVKISSKEVSNVSLYDKKEGSLPLDDRNAKNTTVSPGPQYQTNMTTVNGAKYWVLSVPALTQNALLDIDYRGDTGSAYINGKLVADDFYFGKTMQVYLQKSSTPKQIILQVVPLTDERQIYFEKGIREPMQGKSVADLKGVKIIPQYEEEL, encoded by the coding sequence ATGAGTAGGTTAGAAGATAATAAGCAGTGGCTTCATGCGATTCCACCCTTGAGAGAGATGAAGTGGAGTGTCCTACCCGCGGGAAAAGTTCGCGAAACACACCCCTGCCAATGCGCAGCCTCTCCCGCCCCCTCTCAAGAGGGGAATGAAAATAGCACCGAAAAAAGTGCGGTGGCCCTCCACAACGCCCGGCCGGGAGCTGCCCGTGGGGTGGCAGGGATCGTTGTGGATAGGCCTTTTGTTACTTTGGGGCTATGCCAAAGTAATAGCCTGCGCGGCAATGAGCGCTACCGAAGCGATAAATTAGATAAAAGGGCTGTTATAGGCCGTGCATTATCGCCTCGAAAAGATTTCTCACTATCGTTCGAAACGACAGGATGGGGATTATTTGTATTTTGCTTTATTCTAAGCTTATTTTCTGGTCTACCCACATTCGCTCAACAAACCTACATCGTCGACATCAGCAAAACACAGGCTCCAATCATTACCGGTCACCTTAAATTAGGTACGCATACCAATGCCGCAGGGCATACCCTCGATGCGAATAGTTTGTATTTTATTAAAGATGGCAAACCCTGGTACCCGGTAATGGGCGAATTTCATTTTTCGCGCTATCCTAAGGCTCGTTGGGAAGAATCTATATTAAGGATGAAAGCCAATGGTATTAATGTAATAGCTACATATGTATTCTGGATATACCACGAAGAAGAAGAAGGCAAATTTTATTGGACCGGCAACCGAGATCTGCGATACTTTATAGCGCTTTGTAAAAAGCATAACATAAGCGTATTAACACGTATTGGTCCGTGGTGCCATGGCGAGGTACGCAACGGCGGATTTCCCGATTGGATAGTGAAGCGCGGGAACATGCGCAAAAACAATCCTGAATACCTGGCATCGGTACAAACGTTTTATGATGCCATTGCCGGGCAGCTAAATGGACTCTATTTTAAAGATGGAGGCCCCATTATTGGCACGCAGATAGAGAACGAGTTTCGCTTTAATAACCCAACCGGCTTAGAGCATATGCTTACGCTGAAGAAAATGGCGATAAAGGCAGGCATGGATGTACCGTTTTACACGGCTACAGGCTGGCCTGGGTCGAACCTGAAACAGGATGAACTGGTACCCGTTTGGGGCGCTTACCCCGAAGCACCATGGGACAAAAAGACTACACAGCTGGCCTTATCCGAAAACTATATCTTCAGCACCCTGCGCAATGACCCGGCCATTGGCAGCGACCTTTTGGGCAAGCACGAAGAAGATGCATCCAGCTACACCGGCTATCGCTACCCCTATGCCACGGCCGAAATGGGTGGCGGTATACAAATTACTTACCATCGCCGCCCCATAATTGAACCGGTTGACGTGGCCACGCTGGCTTATGTAAAAGTGGGTGCAGGAGCCAATTTAATGGGCTATTACATGTTCCATGGCGGACATAATGAGGTAGGCAAGCTGAGCACTTTGCAGGAATCGAAGGCCACCAATTACCCTAATGATTACCCGATCTTGAATTACGATTTCCAGGCTCCCTTAGGTGAGTTTGGGCAGGTGCGGCCATCATACCGTTCGTTCAAGGTTATGCATACTTTCCTCAATAACTTTGGCGACAGGCTGGTGCAATACTATCCCTCCTTCCCCGATCTAAAAGCCGCAAAACCAAACGATAGCACTACGCTACGGTTTAGTGTTCGCTCTAAAGGTAATAGCGGTTTTGTATTCATTAGCAATTACCAACGGCATCTGAAATTAAAAGACCAGCAAGGCGTGCAATTCAACCTTAAGCTGGCGGATGGTAAATCCATCTCGTTCCCCGAAAAAGGCATCGACATTAAAGACGGGGTTAAGGCCATATTGCCCTTTAACATGGCTATCGAAGGCGCTAACTTGCGCTATGCTACCGTGCAACCCTTATGCAAGCTACCAGGTACAGTGCCAACTTATGTTTTCTTTGCCCCCGAAGGCATCAGGCCTGAATACATGTTTGATAAAACCGGGATTACAAAAATTGACGCTTCGCAAGTTGATTTGCAAACCCGTACTGATAGTTATCTGATTAACAAAATTCAACCCGGAACCAGCGGACTTATTACGCTCACCTTTAACAATGGCAAAAAAGTAAACATACTTACACTAACCAACCAACAGGCTTTAGATAGCTGGACAGGCAATGCCTTAGGCGGCGAACATCTTTTCATCTCTAAACAAAACCTAACATTTGCAGGCGGCAAGGTAAAAATGCAAAGCTCGGGCGATACCGATTTCAGCTTGTTGATTTATCCGGCTGTTAAAGCAAAGGCGGCTTTCAAAGCATCGGCTAATGGTGTGTTTACTAATTTGAGCAAAACACTTACGGTCAAAACTGTTAAAATTAGCAGCAAAGAGGTTAGCAATGTTTCCCTGTACGATAAAAAAGAGGGCAGCCTTCCGTTAGATGACCGCAATGCCAAAAATACCACAGTTAGTCCGGGACCACAGTATCAAACCAATATGACTACGGTTAATGGCGCTAAATACTGGGTATTAAGCGTACCGGCATTAACACAAAATGCTTTGCTGGATATTGATTACAGAGGCGATACCGGCTCAGCTTACATTAATGGTAAACTGGTGGCCGATGATTTTTACTTCGGCAAAACCATGCAGGTGTATTTGCAAAAATCATCGACTCCAAAACAGATAATACTACAAGTAGTGCCACTTACCGATGAACGGCAGATCTATTTTGAAAAAGGTATTCGGGAACCTATGCAGGGCAAAAGTGTTGCTGATCTGAAAGGCGTTAAAATTATACCGCAGTATGAGGAGGAGTTATAA
- a CDS encoding DoxX family protein: MKITYWIATGIIALMMIYSAYAYVTQPAMAQAFQHIGFPAYFRIELAVAKLIGAVVLLAPVSARLKEWAYAGFAFTFISAFIAHSASCDQVSIRIMPLVFLIILAVSYFTYHKQRANATPANS; the protein is encoded by the coding sequence ATGAAAATTACCTATTGGATAGCCACTGGCATTATAGCCTTAATGATGATCTACTCGGCTTATGCTTACGTTACGCAACCTGCCATGGCACAGGCATTTCAGCATATTGGCTTCCCTGCTTACTTCAGGATAGAACTGGCTGTTGCCAAATTGATTGGTGCAGTGGTATTGCTTGCTCCGGTAAGTGCCAGGTTAAAAGAGTGGGCTTATGCCGGTTTTGCGTTTACTTTTATAAGTGCTTTTATAGCACACAGTGCTTCGTGCGACCAGGTATCTATAAGAATAATGCCGCTGGTGTTTTTAATCATACTTGCTGTATCATACTTTACTTATCACAAGCAACGGGCTAATGCTACCCCGGCCAACAGTTGA
- a CDS encoding efflux RND transporter periplasmic adaptor subunit yields the protein MKSLALILSLAVLYGCSQQPAQQQAAPPQALPVAEIKVDTATTYQDYPASIEGAVNVEVRPQVAGTLDRLYADEGAYVSKGQPLFKINENPFREALNSAKASQMAAEGALANAKLEVEKLTPLVANKVVSDYQLKAAKAALQVAQAQVAQAKAQVGTAQINLGYTLIKAPVSGYIGRLLKKQGSLVSPSDAEALTQLSDVHDVHVYFSLGETDFVNFKAQYAGKNLQDKISHLPPVALVLSDKSSYTLPGKIDMIDGQFDKTTGAITVRATFPNADGLLRSGNTGKVRLSLQHNNVARVPQDATLELQDKVFVYAVGDSNKVAKQPIVIEGKSGSDYLVKSGLKPGQQIVLSGVDHLQDGMKIAPQKAVDKANAVAKN from the coding sequence ATGAAATCCTTAGCTCTAATATTATCACTGGCGGTGTTGTACGGTTGTTCACAACAGCCGGCCCAGCAGCAAGCCGCTCCCCCTCAAGCCTTACCCGTTGCCGAAATAAAAGTTGATACTGCAACCACTTACCAGGATTACCCGGCCTCGATCGAAGGTGCGGTAAACGTGGAGGTTCGGCCGCAGGTGGCCGGTACTTTAGACCGTTTATATGCCGATGAAGGTGCTTACGTAAGCAAAGGTCAGCCGCTGTTTAAAATAAACGAAAACCCTTTCCGCGAAGCGCTTAACAGTGCCAAAGCAAGTCAAATGGCAGCCGAAGGTGCACTGGCAAACGCCAAACTTGAAGTGGAAAAATTAACCCCGTTAGTTGCCAACAAGGTAGTGAGTGACTACCAGCTGAAAGCTGCAAAGGCAGCCTTACAGGTTGCCCAGGCACAGGTTGCTCAGGCTAAGGCACAGGTGGGTACTGCACAAATTAATCTGGGATACACTTTAATTAAAGCCCCGGTTAGCGGTTACATAGGTCGCTTGCTTAAAAAACAAGGCAGCCTGGTGTCTCCTTCTGATGCCGAAGCATTGACACAATTGTCTGACGTGCATGATGTACACGTATACTTTTCGCTTGGCGAAACTGACTTTGTGAACTTTAAAGCACAATATGCTGGTAAAAACCTGCAAGACAAAATTAGTCACCTGCCACCGGTAGCCCTGGTACTGTCTGACAAGAGCAGCTATACCCTGCCCGGTAAAATTGATATGATCGATGGTCAGTTTGATAAAACCACAGGTGCCATTACTGTTAGGGCAACCTTCCCTAATGCCGATGGGCTGTTACGCTCGGGCAATACCGGTAAAGTACGCCTGAGCCTGCAACACAACAATGTGGCCCGCGTACCGCAGGATGCCACCCTTGAGCTACAAGACAAAGTATTTGTATATGCCGTAGGCGATAGCAACAAAGTAGCTAAACAACCCATAGTTATTGAAGGCAAAAGCGGCAGCGATTACCTGGTTAAAAGTGGTTTAAAACCCGGCCAGCAAATTGTGTTAAGCGGTGTTGACCACCTGCAAGACGGTATGAAGATAGCTCCGCAAAAGGCCGTTGACAAAGCCAACGCCGTAGCAAAAAACTAA
- a CDS encoding TetR/AcrR family transcriptional regulator: MASKDRILRLKEETRINILDAALQIGKQEGWQALSMRKIADIIEYTAPIIYEYFANKEAIMMELTKKGYCILAKAMKAAKDAQDTPAKQLEALWITYWNFAFAEKELYQLMFGIEVNCCVFEKSIPEIEGPANMLTASIKEVMGSKNPTEDEVCKWYYTFWSIVHGLISINHVRQSVPDGINEQVLKDAIAGIILAIKE; this comes from the coding sequence ATGGCCAGCAAAGACAGGATTTTGAGATTGAAGGAAGAAACCAGGATTAACATCCTGGATGCTGCGCTGCAAATTGGTAAGCAGGAAGGCTGGCAGGCTTTGAGCATGCGTAAAATTGCCGACATTATTGAGTACACAGCCCCTATCATATACGAGTACTTTGCCAATAAAGAGGCCATAATGATGGAGCTTACCAAAAAAGGCTACTGCATTTTGGCTAAGGCTATGAAGGCTGCCAAAGATGCTCAGGACACTCCGGCCAAACAGTTGGAAGCCCTTTGGATTACTTACTGGAACTTTGCCTTTGCCGAAAAGGAATTATACCAGCTCATGTTTGGTATTGAGGTTAATTGTTGTGTGTTCGAAAAATCTATTCCTGAGATAGAAGGCCCTGCAAACATGCTTACTGCTTCAATTAAAGAGGTAATGGGTAGCAAGAATCCAACAGAAGATGAAGTTTGTAAATGGTACTATACCTTTTGGTCGATAGTACACGGCTTAATATCTATTAACCATGTGCGCCAAAGTGTACCCGATGGTATTAACGAACAGGTTTTAAAAGACGCTATTGCCGGTATTATACTGGCCATTAAAGAGTAA
- a CDS encoding helix-turn-helix domain-containing protein, whose translation MWILKQFDSLVIDDFEEDVYSYPDHAHAYYEMAYIHKGSGYHHLNQLVLPYRSGDLFLLSPGDHHFFDIKKSTHFTFIKFTDTYYQVRQHLMPNNWQLHTPASLMQLKIFKESKLVLEEPSRTILRKAVENIVAYDKHHKEAWASPVVFYQLLSILGIVREAAGKEHININGHFPKTEEISSYIHQQINNRDNLQITVIAPKFGIAPAYFSTYFKRSFGMSYRQYTDQYRNKLIEKRLLTGRLTLKQIANEFGFTDESHLVKYFKKQAGMSPSEFKKRILEASKSV comes from the coding sequence ATGTGGATACTTAAGCAGTTCGACTCGCTGGTAATTGATGATTTTGAGGAGGACGTATACAGCTACCCCGATCATGCACATGCGTATTACGAAATGGCATACATACACAAAGGTAGTGGTTACCACCATCTTAACCAGTTGGTGTTACCCTATCGTTCGGGCGATCTGTTCCTGCTTTCGCCTGGCGATCATCACTTTTTCGATATTAAAAAGAGCACCCATTTTACCTTCATCAAGTTTACCGATACCTATTACCAGGTACGCCAGCATTTGATGCCCAACAATTGGCAGTTGCACACCCCGGCATCGCTCATGCAGCTCAAAATTTTTAAGGAAAGTAAATTAGTGCTCGAGGAGCCCAGCCGTACCATTCTCCGTAAAGCGGTTGAGAATATTGTGGCGTATGATAAACACCACAAAGAGGCCTGGGCATCGCCTGTGGTGTTTTATCAACTGTTAAGTATATTGGGTATAGTGCGTGAGGCGGCCGGTAAAGAACATATTAACATAAACGGGCATTTCCCAAAAACTGAGGAAATATCATCGTACATCCATCAGCAAATAAATAACCGGGATAATTTACAGATTACGGTTATTGCCCCCAAATTTGGCATAGCTCCGGCCTACTTCAGCACTTATTTTAAGCGTAGCTTTGGCATGAGCTACCGGCAGTACACTGATCAGTACCGTAATAAACTTATCGAAAAGCGGCTGCTAACCGGCAGGCTCACCCTAAAGCAAATAGCTAACGAATTTGGCTTTACCGATGAAAGCCATTTGGTAAAGTATTTTAAGAAACAAGCAGGTATGAGCCCTTCAGAATTTAAGAAGCGAATACTGGAAGCAAGTAAATCAGTTTGA